Part of the Permianibacter fluminis genome, CGATCAGCGGCTGCAGCGATTGCTCCAGCTCACCGTACAGCTGGGAAAATTCGCGCTTCTGTTGCTCGTTCGGCGCATTGGCGGCCGGCAAGCTGAGGTCTTCCTGCGCCGCCTGCTCGTCTTTTGGCGCCGTGACCGGCACCGCTTCCGGTTGGCCTTCCAGCAAACCCTCGCCGGTTGGTGTGGCCGATTGGCTCGCCTGCTCGGCAGGCTCAGCGGTGTTGGTGGGGGTACTTTCAAACGCCGACAGCAAGGAATCCGACAAGACCCGGTACTTGCCTTCATTGACCTGCGAAATGGAATACATCACGACAAAGAACGCGAACAACAAGGTGATGAAATCGGCGTAGGAAACCAGCCAGCGATGGGTGTTTTCGCCTTCTTCGTAACGGCGACGGCGGATCATGACGAGCTCGTATCAGGGCGCGGGGTAAACATCACGGCGGATTGACGAAACCGGCCAGCTTGTTCTCGATGACGCGCGGGTTCTCCCCTTCCGCGATCGCGACAATGCCTTCGATCAACATTTCCCGGTACTGGCTTTGCGCCAGCACCAGTGCCCGCAGCTTGTTGGCTACCGGCAGAAACAGCAGGTTGGCAAAACCGACCCCGTAGACAGTGGCAACAAACGCCACGGCAATGCCGCTGCCGAGCCGCGACGGGTCACTCAAGTTGCCCATCACCTGAATCAGCCCCATGACCGCGCCAACGATGCCGAGCGTCGGACAGTAACCGCCCATCGCTTCGAACACCCGCGCCGATTGCAGTTGCCGCTGCTCTTGCAATTCCAGATCGGTCAGCATGGCGCCGCGGATGCTTTCCGGCTCGCCGCCGTCCACCAACATGGCCAGCCCTTTGCGGGCAAAAATATCGTCTTCGCGATCCACCAGTTGCTCAAGTCCGAGCAAACCTTCCTTGCGCGCCGTCGCACTCCAGTTGACCAGGCGGCGCAAACCATCGGCAAACGGCAACACTGGCGGCCGGATCACCCAGCGCAGCATTTTGAACGCGTGCAAAAAGGTTTTCAGTGGCGTTTGCAACAGCGTGGCGCCGAGCGTGCCGCCGATCACGATCAGCAGCGCCGGACCGTTCATCAGCGCGCCCAGCTGACCGCCTTCCAGCAGCTGACCGACCAGCACCGCGATCAGTCCAAGCAGGAAACCTATCAGTGCCAGAGAATCCACCGTTCAGATCTCCGCCGCCAGCCGACGTCCGATTTCGGTCAGCGCGACCACCTGATGACTGATGCCGGCCGCAGCAACCGCTTGCGGCATGCCGTAAACGACGCAGCTCGCTTCGTCCTGCGACCAAATCGTGCTGCCTTTGTCACGCAACAAGCGCGAACCTTCACGACCGTCCGCACCCATGCCGGTCAGCACGACCGCCACCACATTGCCACCGAGCAAATTGGCCGCCGAACCAAACAGCACATCAACGCAAGGCGCGTACTGCAGCCGGGCGTCGGTTTCCCGAATGCGCACCCGTAGCTGCCCGCCTTGTCCTTCCAGCGTCATTTGTTTGCCACCCGGCGCCAGATAAACATGACCGGCTTGCAGGACATCGCCATCGGCGGCTTCCTTGACCCGGACATTGCACAAACCATCGAGTCGCTGGGCAAAGGCTGGCGTGAACGTGCCCGGCATATGCTGGGCAATGACAATCGGCACCGGAAAATTTTGTGGCAGTGGCGTCAGCACCTGCTGCAAGGCAACGGGACCGCCGGTGGAAGAACCGATCGCTACCAGTTTGGTGTTGCCGCGACGCAGTGTTTGTTTCGCCGGCTCAGGCCGAGCGCTGTCGGCTGCTGGTGTGGACCGTGCTGCCGGTGCTGGCGCACTGCCAGCACCCGTTGGCGCCGTGGCTGGCCGCCGCAACTCGGCAACCGGCGCCGGAGAACTGGAGGTTGATGAACCAGGCGTTGATGAACTGGAAGTCGCCGCCGGAGCCGGCGCAGCCGTGCGAAACGCGCCACCGCTGCGGCGCTGCTGTTGCAGGCCAATGGCTTTGACTTTTTCGCGCAGCAGATTGGCGGTATTGGACTGATTGCCCTGAACGTCTTCGTAACTTTTCAGCAGAAAATCGACGGCGCCGGCTGACATCGCATCCAGCGTCATGCGGGCGCCTTCATAGGTCAGCGATGACAGCATCAACACGGCGACCGATTGCTGGGCAACGATCTGTTTGGTCGCGGTGATGCCATCCATGACCGGCATCTCGACATCCATGGTGATGACATCGGGCTTCAGTTCAGCGGATTTCTTTACCGCTTCGAGACCATTGTTGGCCACCCCGACGACCTGGATGCCCGGATCCGATTTCAGAATCTCGACGACCCGCCGGCAGAAAAAATTGGAGTCATCAACTACCAGTACCCGCACAGCCATAATGAGCGCGCCTCACGCCGCACTGCGGCGCGCGTATTGTTTGAGCAATGCCGGCATATCCAGAATCAGGGCGATGCCACCATCCGAGGTAATCGTCGCACCGGCCATGCCCGGCGTACCCTGCAGGGATTTGCCCAAGGGTTTGATCACCACCTCCTGCTGGCCAATCAAGGCATCAACAACAAACCCGACGCGCTGCGAACCGATCTGGGCAATGACGACAAAACCTTCGCGACGTTTGGTGTTGCGCACGGCGCCGCGCACCAGCCACTCTTCCAGATGGAACAAGGGCAATGCCTTGCCACGCACCACGAGGGTCAACTGGCCATCAACCACGTTGGTCTTGGTCAGATCGAGATGGAAAATTTCGTTGACGCTGGCCAGCGGCAAAGCAAACACCTGCTTGTGCACGCTGACCATCAGGGTCGGCAGAATCGCCAGCGTCAGTGGCAGCTTGACTTGAATCAGACTGCCCTTGCCGACTTCCGACAACACCGACACCGAACCATTGAGTTGTGAGATGCGGGTTTTCACCACATCCATGCCGACACCGCGACCGGATATTTCCGAGACCTCGGCTTTGGTGGAAAAGCCCGCCATGAAAATCAGATTGAACGCTTCGACATCACTCAAGCGCTCGGCCTGATCTTGATCCATCAAGCCCTTTTCCACCGCTTTCCGACGCAGCATTGCCGGGTCCATGCCTTTGCCGTCATCGCGGATCTCGAGCAGGATGTGATCACCTTCCTGCGCTGCGGACAAAATGATCTTGCCGGTGCGATCCTTGCCGGATTTTTCGCGCTCATCCGGCATTTCAATGCCGTGATCCACCGCGTTGCGAACCAGGTGGACCAGCGGATCGGCCAGCGCCTCGACCATGTTCTTGTCGAGATCGGTTTCTTCGCCGATCAACTCCAGATTGATTTCTTTCTTGAGGCTGCGCGCCAGATCGCGCACGACCCGCGGGAACCGGCCGAACACTTTCTTGATCGGCTGCATCCGGGTCTGCATCACGGCGCCTTGCAGATCGGAGGTGACAACATCCAGATTCTGCACCGCCTTGCCCAAATCCTCGTTGCCAACCGCATTGGCCAACGTCAGCAACCGGTTGCGCACCAGCACAAGCTCGCCGACCAGATTCATGATGTCATCAAGGCGCTTGGTATCGACCCGGACGGTCGTCTCCGCTTGCGCCATGGCTTCGCCAGCTGCCGCCGGAGCGGCACCGGCAGCAGCCGTTGCTGTGGCAGCGGCGGGTGTTGCCGCTGCGGCGGCAGGTGCCGGAGCTGGTGTTGCTGCAGGTGCCCGCGCAGCGGGTGCGACTGGTGTCGGCGCTTTGCCTTTGCCGTGCAGCTGATCCAGCAAATCATCAAATTCGTTATCGGAAATGGTCTCGCCGGCTTTGCCAGCGGCCTTGCCAGCATCCGCCGATTTCGCGGCGCTCGCCTTGGCGGGTTTGTCTGCCGCTTTGGCAGCCGGTGCGGCCGGCTTTGCTGCGGGGGCCGCGGGTGCCGCGCCAGATTTTTTCTGCGCATCTAGCTGATCAAGCAGCTTGTCGAATTCGTCGTCCGAAATCGTGTCGCCGCCGGCAGCCGGTTTTGCGGCGGATGTTGTTGCGGATGTAGTTGCTGGCGTCGCTGTCGCCGCGACCACCGGCGCTTTGCCTTTGCCGTGCAGCGAATCGAGCAGCGCGTCGAATTCCTGATCCGAAATATCGCCAGAACCGGCACTTGCAGCCGGCGCCGTTGCCGCCGGCTTGCTTGCCGGTGCCGCGGCTTTGCTGCCCTGCAACTCGTCCAGCAGGCTTTCAAATTCGGCGTCGGTAATGTCACCGCTTGCCGCCGGTTTGGCCGCCGCAGCGGGTGCCGGAGCTGATGCCGCTACCGGCGCAGGTGCCGGTGCAGGCTCAGCCGCCGCGACCGGTGCCGCTTCGGCCGTCATTTTGCCTTCGGCACAGGCGTGCAGCGCTTCGAGAAAAGCCGGATCCGCAGGAACCGGTTCATTGCCGCCGCGCACTTCATCAAACATGCGGTTGACCACGTCCAGTACCTGCAGCACCTGGTCCATGATCTGGGCGTTGGCGCGCAGCTCTTGATTACGTAGCTTGTCAAAAATGTTTTCGCCGAGGTGGCACACTTCGACCAGCGCGGTCAGTTTCAGAAACCCGGCGCCACCTTTGACCGTATGAAAGCCGCGGAAGATCGCATTGAGCAACGGCAGATCATCCGGACTGCGCTCCAGCTTGACCAATTGCTCCGACAACAGCTCCAGAATCTCGCCGGCCTCGACCAGAAAGTCCTGGAGAATTTCCTCATCAGCATCAAGGGCCATCGTGTTCCGCCTGTAACCTGGAAATGGTGGTTGGACACTATGCAGAGTGCTTTCCGGCGCCGGTGAGACAAAGCGAAAGCCGCAACGAGGTTGAATTCCTCGTGAGGCGACTCTTTTGCAAAAAAAGCCGCAACGCTGTATCACCAAGTCCGGAAGGCGCTATGCATTGTGTAGCGACCGACCAACTCTCCAAACTTATTTGCAATCGTCGTGACTCAGAAAGTCAGACGCACATCTAACAATCACTTTGAGCGCCAATCGCCGTTTCCAGGTTAAAAGCCCAGACTGGATAACAGGGCATCGACATCGTCTTGCCCATGCACAGCATCCTGGCGCGTTTTGTCTATGATCGGGCCTTCCACACCCTTGGTCACTTCCGGTTTACCGGGTTCGCTCGCCGCTGACGCCATTTCGGTCATGCTGCCGAACATCTTGACCAACTCGACCAGACTGCCTTCGACGTCGTGCACCAGACTGATCACGCGCCGGATCACCTGTCCGGTCAGATCCTGATAATCCTGCGCCAGCATCACGTCATTGAGCGTGTGCTGGACATCGCTTAACTGCTTTTCCGTGCCTTCGAAATGCGCGACCAGATCGTCACACAGAATGCGGAATTCACCGGGCTGCATTTCCCGGCGCAGCAGCTTCTGCATCTTGCCGCGAAATTCGCTGGCTTGATGATTGAGCTGAGTCACCAGCGGCATGCAACGCTCGAGGCCATCCATGGTGCGGTTGGCCGCCTGCTCGGTCATCGTGATCACATAGTTGAGCCGCTCACGGGCATCCGGGATGTCGTGAGCGGCAAAACTGGTGATCTTGTTGTCGAGCTGAAAGCTGATCAGCGCTTCGTGCAATTGCCGGGTCAGCTTGCCGATTTCCGAAAACAGATTGACGTCCCGTTCACCGCGCATCTGGTCGAGCAATGACTGGGCGGCATCGTGTTGGCCCGACTCCAGCAATTGCACCAGCTCTTTGGCTTGTCCTAACACTTTCTGGCTCCACTGCTCATTATTGTCGGTGTCCATGCCACTGCTCCCGGGCTCAGCCACTGCTGCCGTGCCCCGCCGGGCTTAGCCAATCCGCTCGAAAATCTTGTTGATCTTTTCTTCCAGGGTTTGGGCGGTAAACGGTTTGACGATGTAACCATTGACGCCCGACTGCGCCGCTTCGACGATTTGTTCACGCTTGGCTTCAGCGGTCACCATCAACACCGGCAAGGTATTGAGATTGGGATCGGCGCGGACAGTCTTGAGCAAATCAATGCCCTGCATGCCCGGCATATTCCAGTCGGTGATCAGAAAGTCGAAGTTACCGTTCTGCAGCATCGGCAGTGCGGTAGCACCATCATCGGCTTCCGAGGTATTGGTGAACCCCAGATCGCGCAACAGGTTCTTGATGATGCGTCTCATGGTCGAGAAATCGTCGACGATGAGAATCTTCATGTTTTTGTCATACGCCATTAATCTGCCCTCAAATACTGAAAATTCTTATGCTGATACGACTTGGCGTCAGTTCCAGTCACGCAATTTGCCACGCAGCCGGGCCATGGCCTGGTTGCTGATCTGGCAGACCCGCGACTCGCTGACCCCCAAGACGGCCCCGATTTCCTTCAGGTTCATTTCCTCATCATAGTATAGCGCGAGTACCAGTCTCTCCCGCTCCGGCAGCTGGCTGATGGCAGCGGCCAAATCCTTGCGGAACGCCTCGTCATGAACCCCTTCCTGCGGACCGGCGAGATGAACCCCTTCCTGCTGCGCCAATAAATCGTCAGTCAGGCCGACATCATCAAAACCATAGACCGCCCCGCCGCTGCTGTCGGCCAGCAGCTGTTGAAATTCGTGCAGGCTGATCTGCATTTCCGCGGCGATTTCGGCATCGCGCGCATCCCGGCCAAGCCGCTGCTCAACCGCCTTGGTGGCCTCGGCAATGCGCCGGCCATTGCGATGGACCGAGCGCGGCAGCCAGTCGTTGCGACGCACCTCGTCCAGCATGGCGCCACGGATGCGGATGCCAACAAAGGTCTCAAAGCTGGCGCCCTTGCTGAAATCGTATTTGCGCGACGCCTCCAGCAAGCCGATCATGCCGGCCTGCATCAGGTCGTCGAGTTGCACATTTGCCGGCAAGCGAGCCAGCAAATGGTGGGCAATGCGTTTGACCAGTGGCGCGTACTGGTTAAGCAATTCCTCGGGGGATTGGGCAGTTTCGTACATGGCCTTCGCATAGTGGGCTGGTGCGTACATCAGCTACCCGTTTCTGACAGTGCCGCCTGGTTGGACATCTGCACCAGGCGCTCCATGAAAAATTCGATGTGGCCACCGGGCGTTTGCGGCAGGGGCCAGCTTTCCACTTTCTTGACCAGTTGCCGGTAGGCCAGCGCCGCCGGCGAACGCGGAAACGCATCGACCACCGGTCGCTGTTTGCGGATGGCCTTGCGCACGTTTTCGTCAAACGGAATGGCGCCGATGTAATCGAGCGTCACATCCAGATACTTGTCGGTGACCCGGGTCAGCTTGGCGTACAGATCGCGACCTTCCTGCGGACTGCGGACCATGTTGGCGAGCAGACGGAACCGCGCCATTTTGTGGTCGCGGTTCAGGATCTTCATCAGCGCATAGGCGTCGGTCAGCGAGGTCGGCTCGTCACAGACCACGAACAAGACATCCTGCGAAGCCTGGGTAAAACTGATCACGGTGTCGGAAATGCCGGCCGCGGTATCGATCAACAAATAATCAATCTGGTGGCCGATTTGGCTAAACGCCCGAATCAGTCCGGCGTGTTCGGCCGGGCTCAGCTGCGCCATGGCCTGGGTGCCACTGGAAGCCGGCACAATCTTGATGCCACCGGGGCCATCGAGCAGGATGTCCGGAATGTCGCATTCGCCGCTGATCACATGAGACAGATTGCGGCCGGCATGCAAACCGAGCATCACGTCGATGTTGGCCAGACCGAGGTCAGCATCCAGCACCATGACCGCATGGCCCTGCTCGGCCAGCGCGACCGCCAGATTGACCGTGACGCTGGTCTTGCCGACGCCGCCCTTTCCGCCGGTAACCGAAATCACCTTGACCGGCCGTGCCTGTATCATCCGCCGTAACCCCGAGGCCTGGTCCAGGCCCTGTTTGAAATCAAATGCCAGCATGGGCGGTCACCTTGGCTGGGTTGGCCGCCACCTGAGCCGCCAACCCCCGGCCGACCGGAAGTTCTTGCGCCATCAGCCATTCGTCCGGGCCGTCGCGGAATTGTTCGGCCAGCTTCAGCGCCCGGTCGACCAGTTGGGCACCGCGCAAGGACCGCAGATCCTCCGGCACCCGCTGGCCGTCACAGCTCGCCATCAGCGGCAGCCGGCTCTCCAGCAGTACCGTCAGGACCGCACCCAGCGACGTGGTTTCATCCAGTTTAGTCAAGATTGCGCCATGCACACGGCGCTGACCGAATTGCTTGACGCTTTCCTGCAAAATCGCCCGTTGTGCGGTCGCCGACAGCACCAGAACCTGTTTGACCGGGTAACGGGCGCTGGCCAGTGCGGCCAGTTGCTCGGCCAGTCGGGCATCGCGCTGGCTCATGCCGGCGGTGTCGATCAGGATCAGCCGGCGGTCGACAAAACTGTCGAGCGCGCTTTGCAAACTGGCGGCACTGTCGGCGGTGCGCACCGCGCAGCCAATCAATCGTGCATAGGTCGCCAGCTGATCGTGACCGGCAATACGGAAACTGTCGGTGCTAATCAGGGCAACGCTGCCGGCGCCGTGACGCAGGGCAAATCGCGCTGCCAGTTTGGCAATGGTCGTGGTCTTGCCAACGCCGGTGGCACCAACAAAGGCATAAATGCCGCCTTGATCGAGCATGGCGTCATCGCTGTTGACGATATCGCGGGCGATCGCCGCATAGGCCGTTGCCAACGCCTGTTCGACATCACGGCCTTCGGCACTGGCATACACCTCGCGCAGCCGCGGTGACAGCTCCAGCGCGGCCAACCGTTTGGTCAGCATCGCGCGCAGCGGCTGCCGCTGCTTCAAATCGCGCCAAGCGAGACCCTGCAATTGCTCCTGCATCAAACCGCGCAACTGCCGGACTTCTTCCTGCAGATCACGCAAGCCTGCCGGCGCGGCATTTGGACCCGGCCAATCGGCCTGCAAGTCTTGACGCTCATTGTGCTGAAGGCCGGCTTGCTGGCTGCGTGGCGCGTTTGGCATCTGATCAGTGTCAGCACCGTCCGGGCGGCGCGCTTTTTCGGCAGACGTCGCAGCGCGGGCAACCATCGCTTCGTGGTCAGCGTCGAACCGGGTCATACGCCGACTGGCAGCGGTCTTGGTCTGGCCTGCCGGTGCAGACTGAAATTTCCGACCGGCATCTTTTGCCGGCAGTTGGCGATTGCGTTCGGTGCGGCTACGCTCGCGCGGCGGCACGGCAACTTCGGCGGCGTGAGCATCGTCCGATGCTTGCGCGGATTGCCGCTCTGCCAACTCAAGAAAGGCTTCAAATGGTGTCTTCTTGCTGGTCGCTTGTGCCTTGTCAGCGGCTGGCGCACGCTTTGCTGCGGCCGGCGCAAGGGATTCGGTCATCGTTTCAGATGCCCCATCAGAGGACGCGCTATTGCGCGCATCAACGCTGCGCGGAACCGCTGTGCTCAACACCGACGGGTCGTAATCAATGGCGGCCAGCAACTCGACGCCACCGCCAATCCGGCGGCTCGACAAAATCGCCGCATCCGGGCCCAGCTCGCGGCTGACTTCAGCCAGCGCATTGCGCATGTCTTTGGCAAAAAAGCGGCGAATTTGCATGTTCCTGTACTCCATTAAACACTATGGCAAACGGCGGGCGTCAGCCCACTGTCGCGACAATTTTCACTTGCTTGTTTTCCGGAATTTCTTGATACGACAGCACGTGCATGCCGGGACTGACAAAGCGGGCAAAGCGCGCCAGTGTTGGCCGCAAACCGGGCGAAGTCAGCAATACCGAGGGTTGCCCGGACATCTCCTGACGCTGACCGGCATCAAGCAGGGATCGCTGCAACCGTTCGGCGAGACCCGGCTCGATGGCACCTTCATCGCCAGCAATCTGCAGTGATTTCTGCAGCAATTGCTCCAGTGACGGCTCCAGCGTAATCACCGGCAATTCCGCCGCCAAACCGTTGATGTTCTGCACGATCAGCCGAGCCAGCGCGACTCGGCAGGCGCCGGTCAACGCGACCGTATCCTGGGTGCGGCCGGCATGTTCGATCAGTGTTTCGGCGATGGTGCGCAAATCGCGGATCGGTACCTGTTCGCGCAGCAGGTTCTGCAGCACGCGCACGACAATCGACAGCGGCAGCGCCTGCGGCGTCAGTTGCTCAACGAGTTTCGGCGCCGATTTCGCCAGCTGCTTCAACAGCTGCTCGACTTCTTCATGGCCGAGCAATTCCGAGGCATGGGTTTGCAGAATCTGCGACAGATGCGTTGCGACCACGGTCGAGGCATCGACCACGGTATAGCCGAGCGCTTGCGCGTGCTCGCGGGTATTGCGATCGATCCAGACTGCAGGCAAACCGAACGCGGGATCTTTGGTGGTGGTGCCTTGCAGATCACCGAAGACCTGGCCGGGATTGATCGCCAGTTCGCGGTCGACAAAAATATCGGCTTCGCCGATGTTGACACCCATCAGCGTGATGCGATACCCGCTTGGCGGCAGATCCAGGTTGTCGCGGATGTGCACTGGCGGCACCAGAAATCCCAGATCCTGCGACAGCTTTTTCCGCACGCCTTTGATGCGGGCCATCAGCTTGCCGTCTTGCGCCTTATCGACCAACGGAATCAGACGATAACCCACTTCCAGCCCAATCGGATCCACCTGGGCAACATCATCCCAACCCAGTTCCTTGAGCTCGGGCGCGGTGGCGACCGGCGCCGGCTGCGCCGCCGCAACGCGCGCCATCAGCGCGGCTTGCGCGGCTTTTTTCTTGACCCTGCGCGCCAGCAAAACGCAGCCAACACCGAGGAACAAAAACGCCAGATGCGGCATGCCGGGCACCAGGCCCATCGTGATCAGGACATAACCGGTAATCTCCAGTGCCTTCGGCTCGCGGAACAGTTGCGACATCATCTGTGCCGCCATGTCCTGCGTACTGTTTTGCCGGGTCACCATGATGGCCGCCGAGGTCGACAGCAACAGCGCCGGAATTTGTGCGACCAAGCCATCGCCGATGGTCAGCAAGGCGTAGAAACGAGCGGCGTCGGCAAATGACAAATCGTGCTGCAAGGTGCCGATGGCGATGCCACCCAGCAGGTTGATGAACAGCACCAGAATGCCGGCGACGGCATCACCGCGGACAAACTTGGAAGCACCGTCCATTGCCCCGTAGAAATCGGCTTCCTGGGCCACTTCGGCACGCCGGGTACGGGCTTCATCCTGATTGATGAGGCCGGCATTCAGATCGGCATCGATTGCCATCTGTTTGCCCGGCATGGCGTCCAAGGTAAACCGGGCGCTGACTTCCGAAATGCGGCCGGCACCTTTGGTGATCACGACAAAGTTGATGATGATGAAGATGGCAAACACGACGATGCCGACGGCGTAATTGCCGCCGACCAGCACCGAGCCAAAGGCTTCGATCACCGCACCGGCCGCCGCCGGACCGTGGTGGCCTTCCATCAGCACCACCCGGGTCGAACCTACGTTGAGCGCCAGGCGCATCAGCGTCGTAACCAGCAGCACAGTCGGAAACGC contains:
- the flhA gene encoding flagellar biosynthesis protein FlhA; protein product: MADAAAVPGVRRMNLTGLGTPAVVLLILAMMTLPLPTLALDVLFSFNIAMALIVMLVSVYVLRPLDFAAFPTVLLVTTLMRLALNVGSTRVVLMEGHHGPAAAGAVIEAFGSVLVGGNYAVGIVVFAIFIIINFVVITKGAGRISEVSARFTLDAMPGKQMAIDADLNAGLINQDEARTRRAEVAQEADFYGAMDGASKFVRGDAVAGILVLFINLLGGIAIGTLQHDLSFADAARFYALLTIGDGLVAQIPALLLSTSAAIMVTRQNSTQDMAAQMMSQLFREPKALEITGYVLITMGLVPGMPHLAFLFLGVGCVLLARRVKKKAAQAALMARVAAAQPAPVATAPELKELGWDDVAQVDPIGLEVGYRLIPLVDKAQDGKLMARIKGVRKKLSQDLGFLVPPVHIRDNLDLPPSGYRITLMGVNIGEADIFVDRELAINPGQVFGDLQGTTTKDPAFGLPAVWIDRNTREHAQALGYTVVDASTVVATHLSQILQTHASELLGHEEVEQLLKQLAKSAPKLVEQLTPQALPLSIVVRVLQNLLREQVPIRDLRTIAETLIEHAGRTQDTVALTGACRVALARLIVQNINGLAAELPVITLEPSLEQLLQKSLQIAGDEGAIEPGLAERLQRSLLDAGQRQEMSGQPSVLLTSPGLRPTLARFARFVSPGMHVLSYQEIPENKQVKIVATVG
- a CDS encoding MinD/ParA family protein, with protein sequence MIQARPVKVISVTGGKGGVGKTSVTVNLAVALAEQGHAVMVLDADLGLANIDVMLGLHAGRNLSHVISGECDIPDILLDGPGGIKIVPASSGTQAMAQLSPAEHAGLIRAFSQIGHQIDYLLIDTAAGISDTVISFTQASQDVLFVVCDEPTSLTDAYALMKILNRDHKMARFRLLANMVRSPQEGRDLYAKLTRVTDKYLDVTLDYIGAIPFDENVRKAIRKQRPVVDAFPRSPAALAYRQLVKKVESWPLPQTPGGHIEFFMERLVQMSNQAALSETGS
- the cheY gene encoding chemotaxis response regulator CheY, translated to MKILIVDDFSTMRRIIKNLLRDLGFTNTSEADDGATALPMLQNGNFDFLITDWNMPGMQGIDLLKTVRADPNLNTLPVLMVTAEAKREQIVEAAQSGVNGYIVKPFTAQTLEEKINKIFERIG
- a CDS encoding chemotaxis protein CheA; protein product: MALDADEEILQDFLVEAGEILELLSEQLVKLERSPDDLPLLNAIFRGFHTVKGGAGFLKLTALVEVCHLGENIFDKLRNQELRANAQIMDQVLQVLDVVNRMFDEVRGGNEPVPADPAFLEALHACAEGKMTAEAAPVAAAEPAPAPAPVAASAPAPAAAAKPAASGDITDAEFESLLDELQGSKAAAPASKPAATAPAASAGSGDISDQEFDALLDSLHGKGKAPVVAATATPATTSATTSAAKPAAGGDTISDDEFDKLLDQLDAQKKSGAAPAAPAAKPAAPAAKAADKPAKASAAKSADAGKAAGKAGETISDNEFDDLLDQLHGKGKAPTPVAPAARAPAATPAPAPAAAAATPAAATATAAAGAAPAAAGEAMAQAETTVRVDTKRLDDIMNLVGELVLVRNRLLTLANAVGNEDLGKAVQNLDVVTSDLQGAVMQTRMQPIKKVFGRFPRVVRDLARSLKKEINLELIGEETDLDKNMVEALADPLVHLVRNAVDHGIEMPDEREKSGKDRTGKIILSAAQEGDHILLEIRDDGKGMDPAMLRRKAVEKGLMDQDQAERLSDVEAFNLIFMAGFSTKAEVSEISGRGVGMDVVKTRISQLNGSVSVLSEVGKGSLIQVKLPLTLAILPTLMVSVHKQVFALPLASVNEIFHLDLTKTNVVDGQLTLVVRGKALPLFHLEEWLVRGAVRNTKRREGFVVIAQIGSQRVGFVVDALIGQQEVVIKPLGKSLQGTPGMAGATITSDGGIALILDMPALLKQYARRSAA
- a CDS encoding protein-glutamate methylesterase/protein-glutamine glutaminase; protein product: MAVRVLVVDDSNFFCRRVVEILKSDPGIQVVGVANNGLEAVKKSAELKPDVITMDVEMPVMDGITATKQIVAQQSVAVLMLSSLTYEGARMTLDAMSAGAVDFLLKSYEDVQGNQSNTANLLREKVKAIGLQQQRRSGGAFRTAAPAPAATSSSSTPGSSTSSSPAPVAELRRPATAPTGAGSAPAPAARSTPAADSARPEPAKQTLRRGNTKLVAIGSSTGGPVALQQVLTPLPQNFPVPIVIAQHMPGTFTPAFAQRLDGLCNVRVKEAADGDVLQAGHVYLAPGGKQMTLEGQGGQLRVRIRETDARLQYAPCVDVLFGSAANLLGGNVVAVVLTGMGADGREGSRLLRDKGSTIWSQDEASCVVYGMPQAVAAAGISHQVVALTEIGRRLAAEI
- a CDS encoding flagellar motor protein; its protein translation is MDSLALIGFLLGLIAVLVGQLLEGGQLGALMNGPALLIVIGGTLGATLLQTPLKTFLHAFKMLRWVIRPPVLPFADGLRRLVNWSATARKEGLLGLEQLVDREDDIFARKGLAMLVDGGEPESIRGAMLTDLELQEQRQLQSARVFEAMGGYCPTLGIVGAVMGLIQVMGNLSDPSRLGSGIAVAFVATVYGVGFANLLFLPVANKLRALVLAQSQYREMLIEGIVAIAEGENPRVIENKLAGFVNPP
- a CDS encoding RNA polymerase sigma factor FliA; translation: MYETAQSPEELLNQYAPLVKRIAHHLLARLPANVQLDDLMQAGMIGLLEASRKYDFSKGASFETFVGIRIRGAMLDEVRRNDWLPRSVHRNGRRIAEATKAVEQRLGRDARDAEIAAEMQISLHEFQQLLADSSGGAVYGFDDVGLTDDLLAQQEGVHLAGPQEGVHDEAFRKDLAAAISQLPERERLVLALYYDEEMNLKEIGAVLGVSESRVCQISNQAMARLRGKLRDWN
- the flhF gene encoding flagellar biosynthesis protein FlhF, with protein sequence MQIRRFFAKDMRNALAEVSRELGPDAAILSSRRIGGGVELLAAIDYDPSVLSTAVPRSVDARNSASSDGASETMTESLAPAAAKRAPAADKAQATSKKTPFEAFLELAERQSAQASDDAHAAEVAVPPRERSRTERNRQLPAKDAGRKFQSAPAGQTKTAASRRMTRFDADHEAMVARAATSAEKARRPDGADTDQMPNAPRSQQAGLQHNERQDLQADWPGPNAAPAGLRDLQEEVRQLRGLMQEQLQGLAWRDLKQRQPLRAMLTKRLAALELSPRLREVYASAEGRDVEQALATAYAAIARDIVNSDDAMLDQGGIYAFVGATGVGKTTTIAKLAARFALRHGAGSVALISTDSFRIAGHDQLATYARLIGCAVRTADSAASLQSALDSFVDRRLILIDTAGMSQRDARLAEQLAALASARYPVKQVLVLSATAQRAILQESVKQFGQRRVHGAILTKLDETTSLGAVLTVLLESRLPLMASCDGQRVPEDLRSLRGAQLVDRALKLAEQFRDGPDEWLMAQELPVGRGLAAQVAANPAKVTAHAGI
- a CDS encoding protein phosphatase CheZ; this translates as MDTDNNEQWSQKVLGQAKELVQLLESGQHDAAQSLLDQMRGERDVNLFSEIGKLTRQLHEALISFQLDNKITSFAAHDIPDARERLNYVITMTEQAANRTMDGLERCMPLVTQLNHQASEFRGKMQKLLRREMQPGEFRILCDDLVAHFEGTEKQLSDVQHTLNDVMLAQDYQDLTGQVIRRVISLVHDVEGSLVELVKMFGSMTEMASAASEPGKPEVTKGVEGPIIDKTRQDAVHGQDDVDALLSSLGF